GTGCGCGTTGGAGAAGTGGTAGAGGTCGACTTCCACGAAGTAAGACAGGATACGGCCAAACCCACAATGTTTTAATACCCCTCCCACTTTCACTCACCCCGAGAGGTTATTGATGGCCATTTGGCAAGGCAGACCCAAGAGGAAACCGTCTGGTGGCAGGTTGAGAGCCGCCCGCAAGAAGAGACGGTTCGAAATCGGCAGGGAAAAGCAGTTCACGCACTTGGGCAAGAGAAAGGTCAAGATGTACAGGGTCAAGGGGAACAACAGCAAGGCCCGCCTACTCATGGCCGACGTGGCGAACGTGGTTGACCCGAAGACGCGGGTCATCAAGAAGGTCAAGATCCTTACCGTGAAGACCAACCCGTCAAACCCCAACTACGTCCAGAGAAACATCATGACGAAAGGTGCGACTGTGATGACGGAGATTGGCGAGGCGGTCATCACATCGAGATGCGGTCAGGATGGCGTCGTAAACGCAATTCTTCTGAATCCGGCCCAGACACCTTCTAGCTGATCGGCTCGAACGGCTGGTCCGCCACCAGCTCAGGACGAACGAGTGATGTTCATTCCGGTAGCCCTGGCGATAGGCAGCGTAGAGGGCGGGCTGGCCTCGTCCCACCAATAGACTTCCTCGGCTGCCTTTGACAAGGCGTCGACGCTCTTCCACAGGTTCATCAGGTTGTCGCTCACACGTATGTTCTTGACGGATCCCACTACCTCCCCGTTCTCGATCCTAAGGATCGCGTCCCTCGGGATGGTTGAGAACTCGCCCGTGCTGTAGTTCTGGAACCTGGTGTACCA
This portion of the Candidatus Thermoplasmatota archaeon genome encodes:
- a CDS encoding 30S ribosomal protein S8e, with amino-acid sequence MAIWQGRPKRKPSGGRLRAARKKRRFEIGREKQFTHLGKRKVKMYRVKGNNSKARLLMADVANVVDPKTRVIKKVKILTVKTNPSNPNYVQRNIMTKGATVMTEIGEAVITSRCGQDGVVNAILLNPAQTPSS